The Rana temporaria chromosome 4, aRanTem1.1, whole genome shotgun sequence genome contains a region encoding:
- the PAQR8 gene encoding membrane progestin receptor beta, whose protein sequence is MTTAILECISTLSISAQQLRRLPKLLEGGLPKMPSTVKDSDVPNLFREPYIEGGYRPIDQNWKYYFLSLFQKHNESLNVWTHLLVAFAVLLRFRAFVETESFSWDVLSMPLVIYIIASLTYLICSMLAHLLQSKSELAHYTFYFIDYVGVSTYQYGSALAHYYYSSSQAWYDHAWYYFLPGAAFLGWMSCFGCCYAKYHYQRPYPVMRKIWQVFPAGLAYMLDISPVVHRILVCHAEDCSDGAVWFHCLQIIFFVISAYFFSCPVPEKFFPGGCDIVGHGHQIFHVFLGLCTLCQLEAVLLDFKTRQEHFLTRYNPELTQVSCVSFFALILCSAITAVFLRERIKQRLEKKDL, encoded by the coding sequence ATGACGACGGCCATTCTGGAATGTATCagcacattgtccatcagtgcacaGCAATTACGTCGCCTCCCGAAGCTTCTAGAGGGTGGCCTTCCGAAGATGCCTTCTACAGTCAAGGACTCTGATGTTCCTAATCTTTTCAGGGAACCATATATTGAGGGTGGATATAGACCTATTGACCAGAACTGGAAATATTATTTCCTAAGCCTTTTTCAGAAGCATAACGAGTCGCTTAATGTCTGGACACATCTTCTGGTGGCCTTTGCTGTTCTTCTGAGGTTCAGAGCATTTGTGGAGACAGAAAGCTTCTCTTGGGATGTGCTTTCCATGCCACTGGTCATATACATAATAGCGTCATTGACTTATCTCATATGCAGTATGCTTGCACACCTCCTACAGTCCAAATCTGAGTTGGCTCATTATACATTCTACTTCATTGACTATGTTGGAGTTAGCACTTATCAGTACGGCAGTGCCCTTGCCCACTACTATTACAGTTCCAGCCAAGCCTGGTATGATCATGCCTGGTACTACTTCCTACCAGGAGCTGCTTTTCTAGGTTGGATGTCCTGTTTTGGTTGCTGCTATGCTAAATACCATTACCAAAGACCTTATCCAGTCATGAGGAAGATCTGGCAGGTTTTTCCAGCTGGCCTTGCCTATATGTTGGACATCAGTCCAGTTGTACACCGTATCCTTGTCTGCCATGCAGAAGATTGCTCAGACGGGGCTGTTTGGTTCCACTGTCTACAAATAATTTTCTTTGTTATCAGTGCCTACTTCTTCTCTTGCCCAGTCCCAGAGAAATTTTTTCCAGGCGGTTGTGACATAGTTGGCCATGGCCATCAAATATTCCACGTGTTTCTGGGCCTGTGCACTCTCTGCCAGCTTGAAGCTGTGCTTCTGGACTTTAAAACCAGGCAAGAACATTTCCTGACACGGTACAATCCAGAATTGACCCAAGTATCCTGTGTCTCGTTCTTTGCTCTCATTCTATGCAGTGCTATCACTGCAGTGTTTCTCCGGGAAAGGATCAAGCAGAGATTGGAAAAGAAAGACTTATAA